From the Vibrio metoecus genome, one window contains:
- a CDS encoding RNA polymerase factor sigma-54: protein MKPSLQLKLGQQLAMTPQLQQAIRLLQLSTLDLQQEIQEALESNPLLEVEDNQDDAPSLDSVRLTEESPREPEELYEPEPQDSSDLIEKSEISAELEMDTTWDEVYSANTGSTGLALDDDAPIYQGETTQTLQDYLFWQLDLTPFSDVDRTIAIALIDAIDDYGYLTVSLEEIQESLRSDDIELDEIEAVRKRIQQFDPFGVASLNLQDCLLLQLTTYPIETPWLEEARLLLSQYIDDLGNRDYKTILKETKLKEEDLREILQLIQQLDPRPGSRIAEDHAEYVIPDVSVYKEQGRWLVTINPDSVPKLKINQQYADLMRGNNAESNYIRTNLQEAKWLIKSLESRNETLLKVAKCIVEHQHDFFEYGEEAMKPMVLNDVAMAVEMHESTISRVTTQKYMHTPRGIFELKYFFSSHVSTDNGGECSSTAIRALIKKLVAAENPAKPLSDSKIATLLADQGIQVARRTIAKYRESLGIAPSSQRKRLL from the coding sequence ATGAAACCGTCATTACAGCTCAAGCTAGGTCAACAGTTAGCCATGACTCCGCAGCTCCAGCAGGCAATCCGCTTGTTGCAGCTTTCGACGCTGGATCTGCAGCAAGAAATTCAGGAAGCATTGGAATCCAATCCCTTGTTAGAAGTGGAAGATAACCAAGACGATGCACCATCACTCGATAGCGTGCGATTGACGGAAGAAAGCCCACGCGAACCCGAAGAACTCTACGAACCTGAACCACAAGACAGCTCGGACTTGATTGAAAAATCCGAAATCAGTGCCGAACTGGAAATGGATACCACTTGGGACGAAGTATATAGCGCCAATACTGGCAGCACAGGACTGGCGCTCGATGATGATGCGCCCATCTACCAAGGCGAAACCACCCAAACTCTGCAAGATTACCTGTTCTGGCAACTTGATTTAACCCCCTTTAGCGATGTGGATCGCACTATTGCTATCGCCCTCATCGATGCCATCGATGACTACGGTTATTTGACGGTCTCACTGGAAGAGATCCAAGAAAGCCTACGCAGTGATGATATTGAGCTAGATGAAATCGAAGCGGTGCGTAAACGCATACAACAGTTTGATCCCTTTGGTGTCGCCTCACTGAATCTGCAAGATTGTTTACTGCTGCAGCTCACCACGTATCCCATTGAGACCCCATGGTTGGAAGAGGCGCGACTGCTACTCTCACAATACATTGATGATTTAGGTAATCGCGATTACAAAACCATTCTGAAAGAGACTAAGCTCAAAGAAGAGGACTTACGCGAGATCCTACAGCTCATTCAGCAACTCGATCCTCGCCCTGGCAGTCGAATCGCTGAAGATCACGCTGAATACGTCATACCTGATGTGTCAGTGTATAAAGAACAAGGTCGATGGTTGGTCACCATCAACCCAGACAGTGTGCCTAAACTGAAGATCAATCAGCAGTATGCCGACCTGATGCGCGGCAATAATGCGGAGAGCAACTACATCCGCACCAATTTGCAAGAAGCAAAATGGCTGATCAAAAGTTTAGAAAGTAGAAACGAGACACTGCTCAAAGTTGCCAAGTGCATAGTTGAACACCAGCACGATTTCTTCGAGTATGGAGAAGAAGCGATGAAGCCAATGGTGCTCAACGATGTCGCGATGGCCGTGGAAATGCATGAATCCACCATTTCGCGTGTCACCACGCAGAAATACATGCATACCCCACGCGGCATTTTTGAGTTGAAGTACTTTTTCTCCAGTCACGTCAGTACTGACAATGGCGGAGAGTGCTCGTCCACTGCGATCAGAGCGCTGATCAAAAAACTGGTGGCGGCGGAAAACCCAGCCAAGCCACTGAGTGACAGCAAGATCGCAACCCTACTGGCTGACCAAGGTATCCAAGTGGCGCGACGAACCATTGCTAAATATCGCGAGTCACTCGGCATTGCTCCATCAAGTCAGCGTAAACGCCTGCTATAG
- the ibaG gene encoding BolA family iron metabolism protein IbaG, whose protein sequence is MDSAQVQQILQQALNLEEIHVKGEGSHYEVIAVDACFADMSRVKKQQMIYAPLMGYIQRNDIHAVTMKTFTPQEWARNKKLMSL, encoded by the coding sequence GTGGATAGCGCACAAGTCCAACAAATTTTACAACAAGCCCTTAATCTTGAAGAAATTCATGTCAAAGGAGAGGGCAGCCACTACGAAGTGATCGCTGTCGATGCTTGTTTTGCCGATATGAGCCGCGTGAAGAAACAGCAGATGATTTATGCCCCTTTAATGGGTTACATCCAACGTAATGATATTCACGCGGTCACAATGAAGACGTTTACCCCACAAGAGTGGGCACGCAATAAGAAGTTGATGTCCCTTTAA
- the lptB gene encoding LPS export ABC transporter ATP-binding protein, translated as MAILKAQHLAKSYKKRKVVSDVSLQVESGQIVGLLGPNGAGKTTSFYMIVGLVARDEGTITIDDNDISILPMHSRSRMGIGYLPQEASIFRKLSVEDNIMAVLQTREELTHEERQDKLEDLLEEFHIQHIRKSAGMALSGGERRRVEIARALAANPQFILLDEPFAGVDPISVIDIKKIIEHLRDRGLGVLITDHNVRETLDVCEKAYIVSQGRLIAEGTPQDVLNNEQVKQVYLGEQFRL; from the coding sequence ATGGCCATTCTAAAAGCACAGCACTTAGCCAAGAGCTACAAAAAACGCAAAGTGGTTTCAGACGTCAGCTTACAAGTTGAGTCAGGACAGATTGTTGGCCTGCTTGGCCCAAACGGAGCAGGCAAAACCACTTCGTTTTACATGATCGTAGGTCTGGTCGCGCGTGACGAAGGCACTATCACTATTGATGACAACGACATCAGTATTTTACCGATGCACAGCCGTTCACGGATGGGGATTGGCTACCTACCCCAAGAAGCCTCGATCTTCCGCAAGCTCTCGGTCGAAGACAACATCATGGCCGTACTGCAAACTCGTGAAGAGCTGACCCATGAAGAGCGTCAAGACAAACTCGAAGATCTGCTCGAAGAGTTCCATATTCAGCATATCCGTAAAAGTGCCGGGATGGCGCTCTCGGGTGGTGAACGTCGCCGAGTCGAGATCGCGCGAGCCTTGGCCGCCAACCCACAATTTATTTTGCTCGATGAACCTTTTGCCGGCGTTGACCCGATTTCAGTTATCGACATTAAAAAAATCATCGAACATCTGCGCGATCGCGGTCTAGGTGTCCTAATCACCGACCACAACGTGCGTGAAACGCTCGATGTGTGTGAAAAAGCGTATATTGTCAGCCAAGGACGTTTGATTGCGGAAGGCACCCCACAAGATGTTCTTAATAATGAACAGGTGAAGCAGGTTTATCTCGGCGAACAATTCCGTCTATGA
- the mlaF gene encoding phospholipid ABC transporter ATP-binding protein MlaF yields MSQSDLVTIKNLRFSRSQRVIFDDIDLHVPKGKVTAIMGPSGIGKTTLLRLIGGQLLPEQGEIWFDGDNIPTLSRRKLYRARKKMSMLFQSGALFTDLNVFDNVAYPLREHTELDESMIKTLVLLKLEAVGLRGAAYLMPSELSGGMARRAALARAIALDPELIMFDEPFVGQDPITMGVLVELIRNLNQALGVTSVVVSHDVPEVMSIADWVYLLADGKVIAQGTPQALRDNSDPRVQQFLCGDADGPVPFRFPAQPIEQELFSAK; encoded by the coding sequence ATGTCTCAATCTGACTTAGTCACCATCAAAAATTTACGCTTTTCGCGCTCGCAACGGGTCATTTTTGATGATATCGATCTGCATGTCCCCAAAGGTAAAGTGACCGCGATTATGGGGCCTTCAGGGATAGGTAAAACCACGCTCTTACGCTTAATCGGTGGACAGTTGTTGCCTGAGCAGGGTGAGATTTGGTTCGATGGCGACAACATTCCTACACTCAGTCGCCGCAAACTATACCGCGCGCGCAAAAAAATGAGCATGCTGTTCCAATCAGGCGCACTGTTTACTGATCTTAATGTGTTTGACAATGTGGCCTATCCGCTGCGTGAACATACCGAACTCGATGAATCCATGATCAAAACCTTGGTACTTCTTAAATTAGAGGCAGTGGGTTTACGTGGTGCCGCGTATTTAATGCCGAGTGAACTGTCAGGCGGTATGGCGCGCCGAGCCGCTCTGGCGCGTGCTATTGCGCTCGACCCTGAATTGATTATGTTTGATGAGCCGTTTGTGGGGCAAGATCCCATCACCATGGGCGTGTTAGTGGAGCTTATCCGTAATCTCAACCAAGCCTTGGGGGTGACGTCTGTAGTGGTATCACACGATGTGCCTGAAGTAATGAGCATTGCAGATTGGGTTTATCTGTTGGCAGATGGTAAGGTGATCGCTCAGGGTACACCACAAGCGCTGCGCGATAATTCCGATCCGCGCGTACAACAATTTTTATGCGGCGATGCAGATGGACCTGTGCCATTTCGTTTTCCTGCTCAGCCGATAGAACAGGAGCTGTTTAGTGCTAAATGA
- the lptC gene encoding LPS export ABC transporter periplasmic protein LptC, whose protein sequence is MSVPRIVYVLLLFVCSWSLYYLLEQEQNSTIQVAPNLELPMFSGENLENISYNEQGIRSYVITSIHLDHYAKSGNTLFKAPILKVYREGTLQEWEITARRGILSKDQVLTLYDDVLAKNLLPDSGFDTLSTSEMSIQLKSRDFWADKPVELRGPQFETQGQAMKGNFADHSAELYNQVQGRYETLTP, encoded by the coding sequence ATGAGCGTACCGCGCATTGTTTATGTCCTGCTGTTGTTTGTCTGTTCTTGGTCACTCTATTACCTGCTAGAGCAAGAGCAAAACAGCACGATTCAGGTGGCTCCTAATTTGGAGCTGCCGATGTTCAGTGGCGAAAATTTAGAAAATATTTCATACAACGAACAAGGCATCCGTAGCTATGTGATCACCTCTATCCATTTAGATCACTACGCCAAAAGCGGCAATACCTTGTTCAAAGCACCGATACTCAAAGTGTATCGGGAAGGCACATTACAAGAGTGGGAAATTACCGCACGCCGAGGCATTTTGAGTAAAGATCAGGTGCTAACTCTGTACGATGATGTCCTCGCGAAGAATCTACTTCCCGACTCCGGTTTTGATACTCTTTCGACCAGCGAAATGAGTATCCAGTTGAAAAGCCGTGATTTTTGGGCAGATAAACCGGTCGAACTACGCGGCCCACAATTTGAAACACAGGGTCAAGCGATGAAAGGCAACTTTGCTGATCACTCGGCTGAACTTTATAACCAAGTACAAGGTAGATATGAAACGCTCACACCTTAG
- a CDS encoding STAS domain-containing protein — protein MTHPQWLVENERKFSLIGELDRETVPKLWIFLKNWQPQVKQIELSLQQVVRIDSAGMVLLIHLIEHAKVRNCHIMLSFVPEQLRTLFQLSNIEHLMSQHIAKPAEVNCG, from the coding sequence ATGACTCATCCACAATGGTTAGTTGAGAATGAACGAAAGTTCAGTTTAATTGGCGAGTTGGATCGAGAAACTGTGCCTAAATTGTGGATCTTTCTCAAAAATTGGCAGCCGCAAGTGAAGCAAATCGAGCTTTCTTTGCAACAAGTTGTCAGAATTGACTCGGCCGGAATGGTGCTGTTAATTCACTTAATAGAGCATGCAAAAGTGAGAAACTGTCATATAATGCTCAGCTTCGTGCCAGAACAACTGCGCACACTGTTTCAGTTGAGCAATATTGAACATCTGATGTCTCAACACATAGCCAAACCAGCAGAGGTGAATTGTGGATAG
- the mlaC gene encoding phospholipid-binding protein MlaC — protein MWKKALLLVSVMLMPWLATAATIDTSNPYQMMKAVAEKSFDRLKNEQDKVHQDPQYLKVIVEEELMPYVNDQYAALKLLGPNLKGAKREDVAEFVKAFRDYLVTNYAQVLTQYTNQTIEFGPEMPLEDDRRITSVKVEIVDAPRPNIKLEFKLRQEKSGEWKAFDMIAEGVSLLSSKQSEWNGKIRQDGILAVAQELEQLSKQPIRFESKK, from the coding sequence ATGTGGAAGAAGGCTCTACTCCTAGTGAGTGTAATGTTAATGCCTTGGTTGGCAACAGCGGCCACCATTGATACCAGTAATCCTTATCAAATGATGAAAGCGGTGGCTGAAAAGTCGTTCGATCGTCTAAAAAATGAGCAAGATAAAGTGCATCAAGATCCGCAGTACCTCAAGGTCATTGTGGAAGAAGAATTGATGCCTTATGTGAATGATCAATACGCCGCCCTGAAGTTGCTTGGTCCGAATCTCAAGGGTGCGAAACGTGAAGATGTGGCCGAGTTTGTTAAAGCGTTTCGTGATTACTTGGTTACCAACTATGCACAGGTATTAACGCAGTATACGAATCAAACCATCGAGTTTGGCCCTGAAATGCCTCTGGAAGATGATCGTCGAATCACCAGCGTCAAAGTGGAAATCGTTGATGCGCCGCGTCCAAACATCAAACTTGAGTTTAAGCTTCGCCAAGAAAAATCCGGTGAGTGGAAAGCATTCGATATGATTGCTGAAGGGGTGAGCCTGCTTTCCAGTAAGCAATCAGAATGGAATGGAAAGATTCGTCAGGATGGCATTTTAGCGGTAGCCCAAGAGTTAGAACAGCTGTCTAAACAACCGATTCGTTTTGAGAGCAAAAAGTAA
- a CDS encoding calcium/sodium antiporter has protein sequence MLIEAVVFLFIGLAILVWGADKLVFGSAALARNIGISPLVIGMTILAMGSSAPEMMVSATAALEGKTDTAVGNVLGSNIANIALILGITAIIKPLSVGSAVLRRELPMMIGVTLIAGAILWDNHLGFYEGILLITLFAAFILVMLQVSRKEKHNGDALLNEQESEVPEGVSNPKAAFWVVVGLILLPIGAGMLVDNAVVIAKHFGMSDLVIGLTIIAVGTSLPELAASLAGALKGEDDMAVGNIIGSNVFNILAVMGLPGLLNPSLLSPEAMGRDFWVMLGVSLLLVAVALGKKRQITRAEGVLLLCAFVAYITYLMMNI, from the coding sequence ATGCTTATTGAAGCGGTGGTCTTTCTGTTTATCGGTCTCGCAATCCTAGTTTGGGGCGCGGACAAATTGGTGTTCGGATCTGCGGCATTAGCTCGCAATATTGGCATCTCTCCTTTAGTGATCGGTATGACTATCCTCGCGATGGGCTCCTCAGCACCAGAAATGATGGTTTCCGCTACAGCCGCTTTAGAAGGCAAAACCGATACCGCAGTCGGTAACGTGCTGGGCTCAAACATTGCCAATATCGCGTTGATTCTAGGTATTACCGCCATAATCAAACCCCTCTCAGTTGGCTCTGCAGTACTACGTCGTGAACTCCCGATGATGATTGGGGTAACGTTGATTGCCGGCGCGATTTTGTGGGATAACCACCTTGGCTTTTATGAAGGCATTTTACTGATTACGCTGTTTGCCGCCTTTATCCTCGTGATGCTGCAAGTTAGCCGTAAAGAAAAACACAATGGTGATGCTCTACTGAATGAACAAGAGTCTGAAGTTCCGGAGGGAGTCAGCAACCCGAAAGCGGCATTCTGGGTGGTCGTCGGTTTGATCCTGCTCCCGATTGGGGCTGGTATGTTGGTCGATAACGCCGTAGTGATCGCCAAGCATTTTGGCATGAGCGATCTGGTGATTGGTTTAACCATTATTGCTGTGGGAACGAGCTTACCTGAGCTTGCCGCCTCTTTAGCGGGCGCTCTAAAAGGGGAAGATGATATGGCAGTCGGTAACATCATCGGCTCGAACGTCTTCAATATTTTAGCGGTGATGGGCTTGCCTGGTTTGCTCAACCCGTCACTACTGAGCCCTGAAGCTATGGGACGTGACTTTTGGGTTATGCTTGGCGTTTCACTGTTGTTGGTTGCGGTCGCTTTAGGCAAAAAGCGACAAATTACCCGAGCCGAAGGCGTACTCTTGCTGTGTGCATTCGTCGCTTACATTACTTACTTGATGATGAATATCTAA
- the murA gene encoding UDP-N-acetylglucosamine 1-carboxyvinyltransferase produces MEKFRVIGSTQPLQGEVTISGAKNAALPILFASILAEEPVEVANVPHLRDIDTTMELLERLGAKVERNGSVHVDSGPINQYCAPYDLVKTMRASIWALGPLVARFGQGQVSLPGGCAIGARPVDLHIHGLEQLGATITLEDGYVKAHVDGRLQGAHIVMDKVSVGATITIMCAATLAEGTTVLDNAAREPEIVDTAMFLNKLGAKISGAGTDSITIEGVERLGGGKHAVVPDRIETGTFLVAAAVSRGKIACRNTHAHLLEAVLAKLEEAGAEIECGEDWISLDMTGRELKAVNVRTAPHPGFPTDMQAQFTLLNMMAKGGGVITETIFENRFMHVPELKRMGAKAEIEGNTVICGDVDRLSGAQVMATDLRASASLVIAGCIAKGETIVDRIYHIDRGYERIEDKLSALGANIERFRD; encoded by the coding sequence ATGGAAAAGTTTCGAGTTATTGGGTCCACGCAGCCACTCCAAGGCGAAGTGACCATTTCAGGCGCAAAGAATGCTGCCCTACCGATTTTATTTGCTTCAATTTTGGCAGAAGAGCCAGTTGAAGTGGCCAATGTCCCCCACCTGCGTGACATCGATACCACTATGGAACTGCTTGAGCGTTTAGGCGCGAAAGTTGAGCGTAATGGTTCCGTTCATGTGGATTCTGGTCCAATCAACCAATATTGCGCACCTTATGATTTGGTAAAAACCATGCGTGCCTCGATTTGGGCATTAGGTCCATTGGTGGCGCGTTTTGGTCAAGGCCAAGTCTCTCTGCCTGGTGGCTGTGCAATTGGTGCGCGCCCTGTGGATCTGCATATCCACGGTCTGGAGCAGCTTGGCGCAACCATTACCTTGGAAGATGGCTATGTAAAAGCCCACGTTGATGGTCGTTTGCAAGGTGCGCATATTGTGATGGATAAAGTGAGCGTGGGTGCCACGATCACCATCATGTGTGCCGCAACACTCGCAGAAGGCACTACCGTACTGGATAACGCGGCGCGTGAACCTGAGATTGTGGATACTGCTATGTTCCTCAATAAATTGGGCGCGAAAATCTCTGGTGCCGGCACGGACAGCATTACCATTGAGGGCGTAGAACGTCTTGGTGGTGGTAAGCATGCTGTGGTTCCCGATCGTATCGAAACCGGCACCTTCTTGGTCGCCGCTGCCGTATCGCGTGGCAAAATTGCCTGTCGTAACACCCATGCCCATTTGCTCGAAGCGGTTTTGGCTAAGCTTGAAGAAGCGGGTGCTGAGATTGAGTGTGGTGAAGATTGGATCAGCTTGGACATGACAGGGCGCGAGTTAAAAGCTGTCAATGTACGTACTGCTCCGCACCCTGGTTTCCCAACCGACATGCAAGCGCAGTTCACACTGCTGAACATGATGGCAAAAGGCGGTGGCGTGATCACCGAAACCATCTTCGAAAACCGCTTTATGCATGTACCTGAGTTAAAACGCATGGGTGCCAAAGCGGAAATCGAAGGCAATACCGTGATTTGTGGTGATGTCGATCGTTTAAGTGGCGCGCAAGTGATGGCGACCGATCTACGTGCTTCTGCAAGCCTGGTCATTGCCGGTTGTATCGCCAAAGGCGAAACCATTGTCGATCGTATCTATCATATTGATCGTGGTTACGAGCGAATTGAGGACAAACTCTCAGCGCTTGGTGCCAATATTGAGCGTTTCCGCGACTAG
- the kdsD gene encoding arabinose-5-phosphate isomerase KdsD: MSNTFNYQDVAKQVLRTEIQALQQLEQYINADFASACTMILANQTGKVVVMGMGKSGHIGKKIAATLASTGTSAFFVHPGEASHGDLGMIERGDIVLAISNSGESSEILALLPVLKRLNIRVISMTGNPNSNMAKLADIHLQITVPREACPLELAPTSSTTATLVMGDALAVALMQARGFTAEDFALSHPGGALGRKLLLKLNDIMHSGKALPKVAPQALIRDALLEISQKGLGMTAVVDEDDTLLGIFTDGDLRRILDKRIDIHTTAIADVMTRQPTVAQPNLLAVEGLNLMQAKRINGLMLVENNKLVGALNMHDLLKAGVM, from the coding sequence ATGTCTAATACCTTTAATTACCAAGATGTCGCCAAGCAAGTTTTGCGTACTGAAATCCAAGCATTGCAGCAGTTAGAACAGTACATTAACGCTGACTTCGCTAGCGCGTGTACCATGATTTTGGCCAATCAAACCGGCAAAGTGGTGGTGATGGGGATGGGGAAATCTGGTCATATTGGTAAGAAAATTGCAGCGACGTTAGCCAGCACGGGGACTTCAGCATTCTTCGTTCATCCTGGAGAAGCCTCGCACGGCGATTTGGGGATGATTGAGCGTGGCGATATCGTGCTTGCCATCTCCAACTCTGGTGAATCATCAGAAATTCTCGCCCTACTTCCCGTGCTAAAACGCTTGAATATTCGCGTGATCAGCATGACGGGTAACCCCAATTCCAACATGGCAAAACTGGCGGACATCCACCTACAAATCACTGTACCACGTGAGGCTTGTCCACTAGAGCTCGCCCCAACGTCAAGCACAACAGCAACCCTAGTGATGGGAGATGCATTGGCGGTTGCACTGATGCAGGCTCGCGGTTTCACTGCAGAAGATTTTGCTTTGTCTCACCCAGGTGGTGCACTTGGGCGTAAACTCCTCCTCAAGCTGAATGACATTATGCACAGTGGTAAAGCGTTGCCTAAAGTTGCGCCCCAAGCACTAATCCGCGATGCTTTACTGGAAATCAGCCAAAAAGGACTCGGCATGACCGCCGTGGTTGATGAAGACGACACCCTACTCGGCATTTTTACCGATGGGGATTTACGCCGTATTCTCGACAAACGTATCGACATTCACACCACCGCGATTGCTGACGTGATGACTCGTCAACCGACCGTGGCACAGCCTAATTTACTGGCGGTAGAAGGGTTGAATTTGATGCAGGCCAAACGCATTAATGGCCTGATGCTTGTTGAAAATAATAAATTGGTTGGCGCACTGAATATGCACGACCTACTCAAAGCCGGAGTGATGTAA
- the kdsC gene encoding 3-deoxy-manno-octulosonate-8-phosphatase KdsC has translation MSSTISTLYGEVEPSLLEIAKQIKLLICDVDGVFSDGLIYMGNQGEELKTFHTRDGYGVKALMNAGIEIAIITGRRSQIVENRMKALGISLIYQGQDDKVQAYYDICQKLAIAPEQTGYIGDDLIDWPVMEKVALRVCVADGHPLLAKRANYVTHIRGGHGAVREVCDLILQARDELDVHKGLSL, from the coding sequence ATGAGTTCAACCATCTCAACCTTATACGGAGAAGTGGAACCTTCACTGCTGGAGATTGCCAAACAGATCAAACTACTGATTTGTGATGTTGACGGTGTATTTTCTGACGGCCTAATTTACATGGGTAACCAAGGTGAAGAACTGAAAACCTTCCACACTCGTGATGGTTATGGCGTGAAAGCCTTAATGAATGCCGGCATTGAAATCGCGATCATTACTGGTCGCCGTTCACAGATTGTTGAAAATCGCATGAAAGCGCTAGGCATTTCACTGATCTATCAAGGACAGGATGATAAAGTACAGGCTTATTATGACATTTGTCAAAAGCTCGCCATTGCTCCTGAACAGACTGGCTACATTGGTGATGATCTCATCGATTGGCCAGTGATGGAAAAAGTCGCGCTGCGTGTTTGTGTGGCTGATGGACACCCACTGCTAGCAAAACGTGCTAACTACGTCACTCACATCAGAGGTGGCCATGGCGCGGTACGGGAAGTGTGCGATTTAATCTTACAGGCGCGTGACGAATTGGATGTACATAAAGGCCTGAGCCTATGA
- the mlaD gene encoding outer membrane lipid asymmetry maintenance protein MlaD — protein MQQTRKIEFWVGSFVLAGICAILVMIFQVADVKGLGASDTYRLTAEFDNIGSLKVRSPVKVGGVVVGRVESIALNKKSLLPTVTLAIDSQYNQFSENSSLQILTSGLIGEQYLSLVPGFVFEDEAMLKDGDRIEDTKSALVLEDLIGQVLYSVGGGSDKEKKE, from the coding sequence ATGCAACAAACACGAAAAATTGAATTTTGGGTTGGCAGCTTCGTGCTCGCAGGAATTTGCGCGATTTTGGTGATGATTTTTCAGGTCGCTGACGTGAAAGGTCTGGGTGCTAGCGATACTTATCGCCTGACAGCGGAGTTTGACAACATTGGTAGCCTGAAAGTGCGTTCGCCAGTCAAAGTTGGTGGTGTCGTGGTTGGTCGAGTGGAGTCGATTGCACTGAATAAAAAGAGCCTACTGCCTACCGTAACGTTGGCAATCGATAGCCAATATAACCAGTTTTCTGAAAACTCAAGCTTACAGATCTTAACGTCAGGCTTGATTGGTGAACAATATTTGAGCCTAGTGCCGGGGTTTGTGTTTGAAGATGAAGCCATGCTTAAAGATGGTGATCGCATTGAAGATACCAAATCAGCATTGGTGCTGGAAGATTTGATCGGCCAAGTGCTGTATAGCGTGGGTGGTGGATCAGACAAAGAGAAAAAGGAATAA
- the mlaE gene encoding lipid asymmetry maintenance ABC transporter permease subunit MlaE, whose product MRWVSSVGQRTLAVSETFGRASLMLFGALVGRPQPVRHFPLLVRQLYSIGVQSLAIIIVSGLFIGMVLSLQGYVILVDYGAETSLGQMVALSLLRELGPVVTALLFAGRAGSALTAEIGLMKATEQLSSLEMMAVDPLKRVIAPRFWSGVISMPLLAMIFMAVGIWGGQLVGVDWKGIDHGSFWSAMQASVELGQDIGNSTIKCVVFAFTVTWIALFNGYDAIPTSEGISRATTRTVVHSSLAVLGLDFVLTALMFGN is encoded by the coding sequence ATGCGATGGGTCAGCTCAGTCGGGCAACGCACGCTGGCGGTCAGTGAAACTTTTGGCCGTGCGAGTTTAATGTTGTTCGGTGCACTGGTTGGGCGTCCGCAACCGGTACGTCATTTCCCTCTTTTAGTCCGTCAACTGTACAGCATTGGCGTACAGTCTTTGGCTATCATCATCGTCTCGGGTCTTTTTATTGGCATGGTGCTCAGCTTGCAAGGTTATGTGATTCTGGTCGATTACGGTGCCGAAACCAGCCTAGGTCAAATGGTGGCTTTATCATTGCTGCGTGAATTAGGCCCAGTAGTCACGGCGCTGCTGTTTGCCGGGCGCGCTGGATCCGCCTTAACCGCTGAAATTGGTTTGATGAAAGCCACCGAGCAACTTTCTAGCCTTGAAATGATGGCGGTCGATCCTCTGAAACGCGTCATTGCGCCACGCTTCTGGTCGGGGGTGATCTCCATGCCGCTGCTGGCGATGATTTTCATGGCGGTCGGTATTTGGGGTGGTCAATTGGTGGGGGTGGATTGGAAAGGCATTGATCACGGTAGTTTTTGGTCAGCCATGCAAGCCTCGGTCGAATTAGGTCAAGATATCGGTAATAGCACCATCAAATGTGTGGTGTTTGCGTTTACCGTAACTTGGATTGCTCTGTTTAACGGTTATGACGCGATCCCGACTTCAGAAGGGATCAGCCGAGCCACCACCCGCACCGTAGTGCACTCATCACTGGCCGTACTTGGGCTAGATTTTGTTCTAACCGCATTGATGTTTGGGAACTGA
- the lptA gene encoding lipopolysaccharide transport periplasmic protein LptA, giving the protein MKRSHLSLIACLLASTQAYALSTDREQPVYIDSDSQQLDMKSNRVTFIGDVKLKQGSININADKLIVIRNATNGKIEEIEGYGDVATFSQLTDEGKTLYGEANELYYKVRDDELVMIKKAMLSQDDSEIRGSKIRYKISSQKLIADSEGKGRVSTVLQPQAVQQE; this is encoded by the coding sequence ATGAAACGCTCACACCTTAGTCTTATTGCTTGTTTGCTTGCCTCGACTCAGGCTTATGCACTCTCTACCGACAGAGAACAACCAGTTTACATTGACTCCGACAGTCAACAACTGGATATGAAAAGTAACCGCGTGACCTTTATCGGGGATGTGAAACTCAAGCAAGGCAGCATCAACATCAATGCCGACAAGCTGATCGTGATCCGTAATGCAACGAACGGCAAGATTGAAGAAATTGAAGGCTACGGCGACGTTGCCACCTTCTCTCAGCTCACCGACGAAGGCAAAACCCTGTATGGAGAAGCGAACGAGCTGTACTACAAGGTTCGTGATGACGAATTGGTGATGATTAAGAAAGCCATGTTGTCACAAGATGATAGTGAAATTCGTGGCAGCAAAATCCGCTACAAAATCAGCTCACAAAAGCTGATTGCCGATAGTGAAGGCAAAGGGCGTGTTTCAACCGTTCTTCAACCACAAGCAGTACAACAAGAGTAA